Below is a genomic region from Spirosoma radiotolerans.
GATGAAAGGCCGTGTCGAAGCAAACCACCTGGGGCAGCTCAGGATATAACTGGCTAACGGCCTCAATCAGGCTGATTTCAGCAGGCAGGTGGTCGGGGGCTAATGGAATCAGTAATCGCAAATCAGCCAAAAGTTCGGGCGTCACTCGCTGAGGTGTTCGGTACGTTATTCCTCCATGCACAAGTCGATGACCCACCGCGCAAAGCCGAATAGTCGGCTGCTCCTGCAACCAATTGAAAAGGAAGGTTAAGGCGGCTGAATGGTCGGGTAAATCGCATTGGATGCTTTGGATTCGGTGCTGACGGTCTGTTGTCTCTAACCGCCCATTATCCAGTCCGATCCGGGTCAATTTACCTGATAGCCACCGTTGTTCATCTGCCGGATAAACGGCAAATTTTAAACTGGATGAACCACTGTTCAGAACGAGTACTGGCGAGTCAGGTATCAGCATAGTATTTATTCGAATCAGCGTATATGCCCGTTGCAAGTGTGCCGACAGGGTTAATTCGCAAATCTGAGGATGTAATTCCTTATTTTGACTTGAACCGAATGGCTCTGGAGTATTACGAGAAACTGTATTCACTTCCGCAGTTGGTCTCCGCTTTCACCGAACTTGTAACTGCCTACTAGTATGGTTCTGCCTGTGCAGCGAAGGGGTAGAGTAAGTTCGATAAAACCAGTGTTTCAGCAATTCAGATAATCAGCACAGTGGTTGATGCTGGCAGAACCGATTCCATAAACCAGCCCGTCTGGAAGAGCCAGATCAATACACCAAAGCTTATGTATATGTAGTCGAATACGGAACTGCGCCAGCAGAAGCAGCGACATTGGACTTTTGAACTGGTGCATCAACAGGCCAATCGCCGGCAACGGCCGTTTACGCTGGAGCTGATTCAACCCCGTTGTTCTTCAAATCGGATCGATCCGTCCGTAGTCCCCATTCGGTTGTTATTAATTGAGCCAGTAACGTATCGGATGGTATTGCCCAGTATGTTGACAAGGGGGCAGTTTCAGTTGGTAACATATCGACGCTAGTCAAGTTTTTTTGGGTTTTAGCGTAAACCAATAACCAGCCCAGGAGCGCCGAACGGGTTCATTAAAACGCACAGGGGGCTGATGGCAACTCCTCTCACAATACATGCCAACAGGGCAATGGATTAGACTTCTGAATACGTACTAAAAATGGAAAGTTCCAGATTTGGTACGGTTAAACAACAGCCACCAATGGAATATCCGTCAGGCGGGCCATGCGCTGCGTTTCTCCCTCCGACAGCAGCTTCTGCAGCCAGCTTCGGGTTTGAGGCAGCATAATGATCAGGTCAGCTTTGTTGGTATGGGCAAAGTTCAGCAACGTATCGGGTACGCTCTCCCCCGCTATTATACTCAATGTATGAGGCTGCGGAACCAGTAGCCGCCGGATATGCTCCGCCCGCTCTGTCAAAACCGCATCATCCGCATTTTCGCTGACACATAGTACGTTGATGACGCAGCCAGCCTTTCGCGTAAAGGTCAGAGCGGTTTCCAGGGCAACCGCATTTGGGGGCTGGGACAGATCGATGCAAAGGACACTGTTTTTTATGCCTGCATAGCCTGCACCGGGGGGAATCAGCAAAAGAGGAATTTCGGTTTCGGCCACCATACCGGTTGCAATGCTGCCCATCAATTGTGCGCTGGCAGGGGCCGTTCCTACAGTAGACATGACCAATAAATCAGCCTGTACCGCTTTTGTTACCTCACGAATGGCGTTCATTGTATGGCCTTCCCGAACGATGCATTGAATGGGTGCATCAGGATGAACATCGTTTCGAATTTCTTTGGCCAGGTGATTGAGCGCCTTTTCACTGTCCTCCTGCATGGCCTTGACCGAAAGTGGGAAATCGCCGGTTTTGGCTGGATTATCAGGCCAAAGATGAAAGGCGTGAAATAAAATGAGTTGTGCTTTCTGCTCTTTAGCCAGGTGAGCCGCAAAATAGGCTGCTTGTTTGGCGTTGTTGGAAAAATCGGTAGCAAGAACAATGGTTCTCATAAGTCAGTTGGTTAGCGAGTCACCAAATAATCAGGAAAGTCGTCGGTCTCAAAAGTCGAATCAACCGAGCCATTCTGTGAAGGAAAAGGCCGTTTTCATAAACTTCGTTTAGCTATTCTTGACGGATCAAAAATAGTAAGCCCACTCAATGTACTCGATGAGTGGGCTTAGGCTACGACCTGATTATGCTCAGTCGGTTGGGATCGACCGATTTTAACTACTCTTTTGGCGTTACAATGCACTAACTTCACTATTGCCTGTTGCGGATAATTCATCCATAGCACGAGTGCTTTTAAATATGGGCTGTAAGCAGATGTTTGGTGCAAAAACCAATACTGACTCAAAATTTCCTTGCAAATCCTTTCTTGAAAAAGTTAGTTCTAAACAGCATGTTTGTCGAGCTTACTAATCATCTTACAGGTTTTTGCAACTGCCTGGCATAGGATAGCTAATACAAAAGATAAGAAACAGAATAGCCCATGGTTGATAAAACCAAAAAATACCAGTAATTATACACGATTTCCTTTATTATGTTATAGTTACATAGAGAAAATTGAGGCCAGGCATGACATATACCGAACATCTGATTGCTTATTACAAAAAGGTAGCGAGTGAATGTATCTCAGGGGTATCACTTGACTGTGTTATTTTTGGGTTTCATGATACAAAACTTAAAGTACTGTTATTGCGCTGGAAAGACACAAAAGAATGGAGCTTACCAGGCGGGTTTATCTATAAAGCAGAGTCGGTGGATGCAGCCGCCGAGCGGGTATTACACGAGCGAACGGGTTTAAACCAGTTGTTTCTGCAACAATTTCATCTTTTTGGCGACGCTGTTCGCTATGACCAAAATGACACCTTACGGCGGCAGAAAATGCCCGACTTGTTGTTTGGAATTTGCCCTGACCGTACGATTACAATGGGCTATTATGCCCTGGTCGACTATACGAAAGTGACGCCTACGGCCGATTTTCTGTCGGACGAATGCGTCTGGTGCGATGTATCGGACTTACCATCAATGCTCTATGACCACCGCCAGATCATTGATGTCGCGCTGAAAACCCTTCGGCTGCAACTGAACTGGCAACCCATTGGCCTGAATCTGATGCCCGAAAAATTTACGATTCCTGAACTGCAACGCTTATACGAAACCGTGCTTGGGCGGCCCCTGGATGCCCGGAATTTCCATAAGAAAATAACCGGCCTGAGCATTTTGACCCGCCTGAATGAACGACGGACGGGTGGGGCTCATAAGTCGCCTTACCTGTACCATTTCGACCGGGTGAATTACGAGAAAGCACTCATTAATGGCAATCTGATTTTCGTCTAAGCTTGAGAAACTGTTTGAATTGGTGAAGGCAGGTTTAAGAATCTGGTCCCACAGAGCCACCATAACGCCTTATAAATTAGTCAATTCAAATAGTTTCTAAGTACGCAACGGGCAAGTCTTTATATCTCTGCGCTTACTAATTCTGGCTGATCGGCTATCTTTGGGCATCAAATTCTGGTTAGAAAAGCCCCTTTATGACTGCTCTCGATACTGTTTCAACGTATTACACCGCCTTTAACAATAAAGAATGGGAGACGATGCTCAGTCTGCTCCATCCCGATGTTCGCCACGATAGCAATCAGGGATCTACACGCACCGGCAAAGAGGTATTTCGGCAGTTTCTTCAGCATATGGACGATTGCTACGACGAAACCCTGACCGACATCGTTATTATGACGGAGCCAACGGGCAGCCGGGTAGCCTGCGAATTTGTCGTGAATGGTGTGTACAAAAAAACGGATGGCGATCTACCAGCCGCTACGGGCCAAACGTACGTATTGCCCGCTGGTTCGTTTCTCGAAGTTATCGATGGATTAATTACCCGCGTCACCACGTATTATAATTTGCCGCTTTGGGAGTCGCTGGTTTTGGGTAATTAATAGCACCTTGGCAAACAATTCATCTCTCATATTCCTTCGGCTCACAGGAGCGGGGTTTCGAACGGTTTTTGACGAGCTGGCCGCTTTGCGCATCGCGGTCTTCTATGATTATCCGTATCTCTACGAGGGCTCCGTTGATTACGAAAAAAGCTATCTGGAGACCTATGCCCGCGCCGAGCGCTCGTTACTGTTTGCCGTATACGATGGAGAACAACTGGTGGGCGCAACAACTGCTCTGCCACTACGCGACGAAACGGCCGAGGTACAGGCTCCTTTCCTGGCGGCAGGCTACGACATAGATACAATTTTCTATTTCGGTGAAAGTATCCTGTTGCCCGCTTACCGTGGTCTGGGATTGGGAAACCGATTTTTTGACGAGCGCGAAGCCCACGCCCGCCGGTTTGGTCAATACAAACTAGCTTGTTTCTGCGCCGTTCAGCGCCCGGTCGATCATCCGCTTCGGCCCGATGGGTATAAACCACTGGATGAATTCTGGACAAAACGAGGTTATCGGCGCGATAATACGCTGCAAAGCTCGTTTATCTGGCCCGATCGAAACGAGCCGGTCGAAACGGTTAAACCAATGATTTACTGGACACGAATGCTCAACTGACCCGACTCAGGAAAGACTCTTTCCCAACATAAAGCTTGCTCATACGGTTGTCTTTAGCGGATACAACACGTAAGGGTATGGAGACAAACGCGAAAACCGAACGCGAAATCGGAATTGGAGTTATCGGTATGGGTGGCTTTGGCCTGTTCGCCGTACAGCAGTTTTTACAGGTCGGATCGCCGAATCATCCACAAGCCAAACTTGTGGCCATTGCCGGATCGAAACGGGAAGAAGCAATTCGAACCGCCAAACGATTCGGTGCCGAGCAGTTGGACAGCCTCGAAGAACTGGTCAATCATCCCGATGTGGATGTTGTTTACATTGCCACCCCGCCCTTCCTGCACTATGAGCAGGCCATGCTTGCGCTCAACGCGGGCAAGCATGTTATCTGCGAAAAGCCGCTGGCCATGAACCCCGAACAGGGCCGCGAAATGCTGGCGTTGGCTGAAGAAAAAGGGCTGTTGATGGTAACGAACCTGATGCAGCGCTATAACCCCATGTTTGCCCGCATCAAACACCTGATCGACAAGAATCTCCTTGGCGATTTCCTGCACGGGTATTTCGAGAATTACGCCGGAGATGAAGGACTGTCGCCCGAGCACTGGTTCTGGGACCGGACCAAAAGTGGCGGCATTTTCATCGAGCACGGCGTTCACTTTTTCGACCTGTTTGCCGGCTGGCTGGGCGAGGGAACGGTGAAAGCGGCACAGGTGATCAAGCGTCCCAATAGCAATGACATCGAAGACCAGGTCCAGGCGACCGTCGAATACGGTGACGACGTAACGGGTCGGAAACTGGTCAACTTCTACCACGGATTTACACAAACCGGGCGGATGGATCGGCAGGAAATGCGGCTGGTGTTTGAGCGGGGCGACATTACGCTCTTTGAGTGGGTGCCCACCCGCATGATCCTACGCTGCGTGGCCGACGAAGAAACGACCCGGGCGCTTATGGATCTGTTTCCGGGAGCACAACTCAACGTAACGGCCAATATTGGTGGCAAAGACTTACCTCTGCGCGGTCGGCACAAAGAATTTGACGCCTATCAGCAGATTGAACTCCGTTTTGGGTTTGGCCAGGAAAAGCAGCATTTATATAGTGAACTACTCCGCCTGATGTTTCGAGATCAGATCAACAGTATTCAATATCCGGGGACGCACCGGCTCATTACGGAGCAGAATGGCTTAAGTTCGTTGGAAACGGCCATGATTGCCGACAAGATGGCCCGACAATAAGGCGAGAGATGAGTACACGAACGTTAATAAAAAAATTTAGTAATATTCGCTTCCCGCTGAAAATTAACTGAAAACTACCTGAAATTTTTCGACCTTTGTGCCGTCTCATCTTTTCTCCGCATAGCGCATCATGATTACGGAGTCTCCATTACTCGATAACCCGGACGGCCAAATTCCGGGTGCAGCACTCACAGGTGGCCCTATTCAGTCGGCCATCACGTATGAAAAAATTCCAACCCACATATACGCTGATGCCAAGGATGCATCGCGGGCAGTGGCACAGGAAATCGCTGATCTGATTCGTCAGAAACAAAGCGAGGGCAAGCCCTGTGTATTGGGCCTGGCAACTGGCTCGTCGCCTAAAACGGTTTATGCCGAATTAATTCGGATGCACCGCGAAGAAGGTCTGAGCTTCCGCAACGTTGTCTCGTTCAACCTGGACGAGTATTACCCAATGGAGCCTGACTCCCTGCAAAGTTATTGGCGCTTCATGCGGGAGCAGCTATTCGATCATGTCGATATTCCGGCAGGGAATTATCACGTGCCCGATGGTACTCTTCGGACGGACAAAGTGGGCGAATTTGCCAAGCAGTACGAAGCCGCCATTGAAGCCGCTGGTGGGCTGGACTTTCAGTTGCTGGGTATCGGTGGTAACGGACACATCGGCTTCAACGAGCCGGGTTCGCTGATCAACTCGCACACACGCCTGATGATGCTCGATAACTCGACACGGGCTGCGGCATCCGTCGATTTTGGTGGTCTACCCAAAACTCCCCGCAAAGCGATCACGATGGGCGTATCCAGTATTTTGAGTGCTCGTCGTGTGGTGCTGCTGGCCTGGGGCGAGCGGAAAGCACCCGTTATTCGGGGAGCGGTTGAAGGACTGGTTACCGAACTGAACCCAGCTTCGTACCTGCAAACGCATCCCAACGCCTTGTTTGTCATTGACGAAGCGGCTGCATCGGAGCTGACTCGCATGAAAACACCCTGGCTGGTGGACTCTGTGGAATGGGACAATAAGATGAAGAAAAAAGCCGTCACGTATTTGTCGTTGACGCTCGGTAAGCCCATTCTAAAGCTGACCGACCGTGACTATAACGACAACGGGATGAGCGATTTACTAGCTCAATACGGCCAGGCGTATGATATCAACATCGACGTTTTCAATCAACTTCAACATACAATTACGGGCTGGCCGGGTGGCAAACCCAATGCCGATGATACCAATCGTCCCGAGAGGGCTTTGCCTGCTCACAAACGCTGCCTGATTTTCAGCCCTCACCCCGACGATGATATCATCTCGATGGGTGGTACCTTCCAGCGGTTGCGGGATCAGGGCCACGAGGTGCATATTGGTTACCAGACATCAGGCAATATTGCTGTCGCCGATGATGAAGCCCTGCGTTTCGCCGATTACGTTGTCGATTTCAATAATAAGTTCGGTATTAAAAGTCCGGAAGCAACCCGAATATTTCAGGATGCGGCTGCCTCGTTGCGCGAGAAAAAAGACTCTGAAATGGACACCGCCGAGGTGCGCTATGTGAAGGGGTTAATTCGGATGGGCGAAGCTAAATCGACCTGTCGGTTTGTGGGTATTCCTGTCGAAAATGCCCACTTCTTAAACATGCCGTTCTATGAAACCGGCACCGTAGCGAAAAAGCCCTTGAGCGAAGAGGATATTAAAATTACGATGGCGCTGATCGAAGAGATTAAGCCTCACCAAATCTACGCAGCCGGTGATCTGGCCGATCCACATGGCACGCACAAAGTGTGTCTGGATGCGATTTTGGAATCGGTTCGTCGGTTGAAACACAAGAATTTCATGAAAGACTGCTGGGTATGGCTTTATCGCGGTGCCTGGGCTGAGTGGGATATTCACGAAATTGAAATGGCCGTTCCTATGTCGCCCGATCAGGTGACGAAAAAGCGGTTGGGCATTTTCAAACACCAGTCTCAAAAAGATGGTGTCGTGTACCAGGGTACCGATTCGCGCGAATTCTGGCAACGGGCTGAAGAACGCAACCGTGCTACGGCCGGTCTATACAACAAACTCGGATTGGCCGAATATGAAGCCATGGAAGCGTTTGTGCGCTGGCGGTTTTAGACTAGACTCTAGTTATTTAATAAAAATCCCTGTATGCACTTCTGTGCCATACAGGGATTTTTTTTGTCATTCCGACGGAGAAAGATGCTTCGGATGAGGCTAGTTTCTAATTGCGATCCGAAGATTTCTCCTTCGTCAGAATGACAAAATCTATCCATTTTATTCTTCACTCCTTTTCTAATAATTATCCATTGGTTCGGTCATTAGAGCACAACCAGTAAAATGTTAAATACTTGTTTATTATAATATAGATTTTAGATATAATTGCATCATTGTATAATAGTTGTATTATGATTAGCTATTGCCAACGGTATGATAAGACAGAATAAACAAAGAACGCTCCGGCTTTTTGCGCTGCATGAATTTATTCAGGACCACTTTACAAAGTCGGACTGGATCAAAGTGGCCTATCTGACCGACAGCCTTGAGTTAATTGAAGATCATCCCAGGTTGCTCCGTAGCCTGGATTTCAAAGATGATGATTATGAGGGGAATAGCCTGCAGGTTCTGTCGAAGCTGATAAGCGAAAGCAACAGTAACTTATACGAGATAGAGCACTTCGTTGAAGCCAAGAAAGTAACAATGAACCGCCCGAATAGGGCGGTGCCGGATTTTATCTCGACCGTTCAAAACGTTGCGCCCGAGCGGGTAATCACCTTCGCTCCCGATGTATTCCGAATTCCGGCCAAGCCCGTTGAGCCTAATGTTTTATCGGTTATGATGCCGTTTGAGAGTAAATTTTCGGGAACCTACACCGCTATTCGCAATGTATGCGCCCGGCTGGGTATCGACTGCAAACGGGCTGATGATATTTGGGATAACAGCATTCTGATTCAGGATGTATTCGACCTGATTTTTACGTCTAGAGCCGTAATCACCGACTTCACAGACCGGAATCCGAATGTGTTTTACGAAACGGGCGTTGCGCATACGCTGGGCAAACTTGTGATTCCGATCACGCAGTCTGTTGGCGATATTCCATTCGATCTACGCCACCACCGTGCCCTGACCTACCTCTCAAACACGGAGGGGTTGCTGGCATTGGAAAAAGATTTGGAAAAGAAGCTAGCGAAGGTATTTAGTTGACTGGGTTGCATGAGTTGTCTATATTCGGGAAACCTTCCTGACTTGTATGCAATCCTCTCTTTCTGAGTCCCAGTCTATACGCCAGCCTAAGACGAGTACCAGCCGCCTACTCTCACTCGATTTTTTTCGGGGGCTGACGGTGGCGGCTATGGTGCTGGTAAATAACCCCGGCGATTGGGGCCATATCTATGCGCCCCTTGAACACGCGCCCTGGAATGGCTGGACACCTACCGATCTGATTTTTCCGTTCTTCCTGTTCATTGTCGGGGTGTCGATTACGTTTGCGCTCGATGGCAGAAAGAAAGATGGGAAGGGAGTAATCGGTAAAATTGTGCGCCGGAGTGCTACCTTGTTTCTGTTGGGTTTCTTTCTGAATTTCTTTCCGAAATTTGACATCACAACGGTGCGGATTTTTGGCGTTTTACAACGGATTGCACTGGTTTACCTGGTTTGCTCGCTTATTTTTCTGAAGACGACTCCACGCCAGCAAGTGTACATTGGCTGCGGCCTGCTTGTTGGCTACTGGCTGCTGATGACGCTGGTTCCGGTGCCGGGTGTAGGCTTTGCCAACCTCGAACCCGCTACCAACCTGGCAGCCTGGTTCGATAAAACGATCATCACCCCGGCCCACGTCTACAAACCAGCTAAAGTCTGGGACCCCGAAGGCCTGCTCAGTACATTACCCGCCATTGTTACCGGGCTGATTGGTATCCAGACCGGAATGTGGCTGCGCAATACCCGCCCGGTAGCCGAAAAAATAGCCTGGCTTTTCGCGGCTGGTTGCCTGCTGACGCTGGGCGGGTTGATCTGGGATGGCTTCTTCCCCATCAACAAAGCCCTCTGGACAAGCTCCTATGTGTTGTTGGCGGGTGGGCTGGCCATGCTCGGGCTGGCCCTTTGCTATTGGCTGATCGATGTGCAGGGTTACCGGCGGGGCGTATTGCCATTTGTCGCTTTTGGCGTAAATGCCATTACCGTATTTTTCCTGTCGGGGCTGATTCCGCGAATCATGAATTTAATTCGCATCACCCAGCCCGACGGCACCGAAATCGGCTCTAAAGAATACCTCTATCGAACGTTCATTGCTCCGCCCTTCGCCGATCCGAAAGATGCCTCTCTGGCCGGTGCGCTAACGTTTGTACTGATCTGGTTCGGAATTTTGTGGTGGATGTACCGGAAAAATGTAATTATTAAAGTGTAGTACAATTGTTGAGCTATTATTACTGGCTTACTCAATTCCTGTTCTTTTCCTCCAACGCCAGCCGAATCAGATCGACCGTGTTTTTAACGCCAGCCTTCCGGATGATGCTGGCGCGCTGGTTGGCAACGGTATTCGGACTGATACCAAATCGCTCGGCGATGGCTGGACTGCTCATTCCATCGATCAAACACGTTAAAATCTGGGCTTCCCGGGAGGTGATCCGATTCCAAATCGATAAGGTTGCTTTGGAGTTGGATTTAGGCAGGTCGTTCTGCTGATTTGTGCCTGGTAAAATCAACGTTCGGATAATGACCGAAGAAGCATTGGGTGGATAATATAAATCACCCTTAACCACCGTCCGAACGGCCCGGAGTATCTCTTCGAGGCCGGTATCTTTTAGCAAATAGCCTGCCGCGCCATGCTGAACAGCTTTCAGAATATAATCTGGATTGCTATGCATGCTGAACATCAACGTCCGAACGGAAGGATATTGGTGCGAAATTACTTTCAGCGCATCGAGCCCCGACATGCGGGGCATCGTAATATCCAGCAACAAAACATCCGTATCAATGCTGCCGAGCAGGTCGATGGCTTCGTCGCCATCCGATGCTTCGCCCACTATTTGTACGTCGGTCTCATCTTCCAGAAGCATCCGAATCCCTTTTCGTACCACAGAATGGTCATCGGCAATCAGAATTCGTATCGACATGGCTAGTTCAGGTTATTGGATAAATCGACGCTTACCCGGACTTTGGTACCCTTTTTTAGTTTCGACGTAATGGTCAGCACTCCATTGAGCAAACGGGTTCGCGTGCGCATGTTCTCAAGGCCGTTGCTGGCAGGTAAGGGTTTTTCGTCGGTTGGTACTGGTTTCATAACGAATCCCTTACCGTTGTCGTCAACAGTTAATAGTAACTTATTTGTTTGCTGCTGTAAGGTAATCTTTATTAACTGGGCATCAGCATATTTCACGGCATTGTGCAGGGCTTCCTGCGCAATACGGTACAAACCAATCTCCATGGCAGGATTCAGCCGCCGGGCATCTGTTGGCCCACTAAAGACAACGTTGATGCCCGAAGACCGGCTTGTTTGCTCGGCTAATAGTTGCAAAGTCGAACCCAGGCCAAAGTCGCTTAAGGTTGAGGGCATCAAATTATAGGAAATCTGCCGGGTTGTTTGAATCGTGTCGCCGATGAGGTCGCATAATTCGGAGAACCGAAGCCGTTGTTTTTCGTCTGTAAACGACGTTGACTTCAATTTCTCGGCATGTAACTTCAGGCCGGTTAGCATCTGGCCTATGCCATCGTGAAGTTCGCGGGCAAAGCGTCGGCGTTCCTCTTCTTGGCCTTCGAGCAATGCCGCCGACCGAACCGTATCTTCGGCCAATTGCAACTGGTACTTCTCCTGCGTCGTGCGCACTAATTCCTGCTGTGTATCCAGGAGCTTTTTATTTGAATCTGCCAGGTTCTGATTGGTTGCCTCCAGCTCGCGGTTGGAAACCTCCATATGATTGTTCACTAACTGGAGAGCCTTTTCTGACCGGGCCAGCCGACGAATAACATGCCTGGTATGATTGACCACGGGTCTGAAAATAAACAAGCCTTCAATTAATAAGGTCAGCAATGTGGCAACCGTCAGCAGCCACTCAATTCGTTCGAGTTGTTTGACCCGGTCAAAGCTTTCTGTATCAAACTGAAAGACAATATCGTTCATCTGCTGCAAAAAGGGAAACTCATTTTGCAGAATAATCTGAAGGGCAGCTTTTTTTTCGTCGGGCGTCGTTTGGGGGGCGTTAATGCGGGTAAAACTTTGGTAGATCGACTGGAAAAGCGGCTCGATGTGCGTAAACATGCTATCGAGCTGTCGGCTTTTCCGGACCGTATACTGCTTTTCCATGGGCAGCATACCATTTCGTAGCTGAATATGACTCTGGCTCCAGGAGTGAAGCAGCGAGTCGACCGAAACGGTATCGGCGGTAGACAACCCTTGTATTCGGAGCATAGCCAGTTTCGTCAACCGCTGGCTCAGCATCCGTTGGCGTCCGGCTACGTTCACGACTCGGCTGTCGTCGTAATGCGTGCTGATCGTGCGTTTGATAAACAGTAAGCCACTCAGCGAAAGCACGGCAATGACAGCGAGGGCTATCATATAAAACCGGGTTAATCGACTGGCTACCTGTTGATCGAGTTGAGTCATGGAAAGTCGGTTTACGGGTTTTAGTTTGTCGTTTACGGTTTGTCGTTCACACGTACCCTTAAGCGTTGGGTTAATAAACTACAAACTGTAAACGACAAACTCGCTATAACGCTTACAGCCCAATATACACAATCCCATTTACTGCTTTAACCGGAAACGTGTTTATTTCGTACCCGTCATCGTTTAGGCAGGCGCCCGTTTCAAGCGAGAATGTCTTCTTATGGAAGGGGCAGGCTACCTTGGGTTCTTCGCCCTGACTACCGATCATGCCACGAGAGAGAACCATTTGTTGGCGGTGCGGACATTGATTATCGGTGGCATACCACTCGCCCCGACGGGTGAAGTTGAAAACGGCGATTTGTCGGCCATTGAGCAGGACACAGGCACCGCCATCTTCGGGAATGTGATCGGTTGCACAGGCCGCATGCCAGGTGATTTTATTGTTATTTATGGTGAGCGTTTCCATGATTATACAGGATGTTGGTTGAGGGGTGCCGGATCAGATCAGTAAACCCGACACCGCATGGTTTCTTAAAACGGTTTGAACGATGCGTACACGTGGCTTTTGCCGCTTAAGCCCACTCTTTGGCCCGCTTCTGATCGCGCAGCGACTCAAATTGAATAGTTGGGTCTTTCTGCTCGGGTGCATTAACGAAGTGCGCAAACCGGGCACGGAGTGCCGGATTTTCGACGGCTTCTTTCCATTCGCACGTAAACGTATCGACCAGCAACTGCATCTCGCGCTCCAGCTCACCGGCAATACCTAACACATCATCCACAACAACAGCCCGCAGATACGTCATGCCGCCTTCCAGCTTGTTCAGCCAGGTCGCTGTGCGGGTGAGGGGATCGGCAGTTTTGATGTAGAACATCAAAAACCGGTCGATGTAGCGAATGCAGGTTTCCTTGTCGAC
It encodes:
- the nirD gene encoding nitrite reductase small subunit NirD, which translates into the protein METLTINNNKITWHAACATDHIPEDGGACVLLNGRQIAVFNFTRRGEWYATDNQCPHRQQMVLSRGMIGSQGEEPKVACPFHKKTFSLETGACLNDDGYEINTFPVKAVNGIVYIGL
- a CDS encoding response regulator transcription factor; protein product: MSIRILIADDHSVVRKGIRMLLEDETDVQIVGEASDGDEAIDLLGSIDTDVLLLDITMPRMSGLDALKVISHQYPSVRTLMFSMHSNPDYILKAVQHGAAGYLLKDTGLEEILRAVRTVVKGDLYYPPNASSVIIRTLILPGTNQQNDLPKSNSKATLSIWNRITSREAQILTCLIDGMSSPAIAERFGISPNTVANQRASIIRKAGVKNTVDLIRLALEEKNRN
- a CDS encoding ATP-binding protein is translated as MTQLDQQVASRLTRFYMIALAVIAVLSLSGLLFIKRTISTHYDDSRVVNVAGRQRMLSQRLTKLAMLRIQGLSTADTVSVDSLLHSWSQSHIQLRNGMLPMEKQYTVRKSRQLDSMFTHIEPLFQSIYQSFTRINAPQTTPDEKKAALQIILQNEFPFLQQMNDIVFQFDTESFDRVKQLERIEWLLTVATLLTLLIEGLFIFRPVVNHTRHVIRRLARSEKALQLVNNHMEVSNRELEATNQNLADSNKKLLDTQQELVRTTQEKYQLQLAEDTVRSAALLEGQEEERRRFARELHDGIGQMLTGLKLHAEKLKSTSFTDEKQRLRFSELCDLIGDTIQTTRQISYNLMPSTLSDFGLGSTLQLLAEQTSRSSGINVVFSGPTDARRLNPAMEIGLYRIAQEALHNAVKYADAQLIKITLQQQTNKLLLTVDDNGKGFVMKPVPTDEKPLPASNGLENMRTRTRLLNGVLTITSKLKKGTKVRVSVDLSNNLN